One part of the Musa acuminata AAA Group cultivar baxijiao chromosome BXJ1-5, Cavendish_Baxijiao_AAA, whole genome shotgun sequence genome encodes these proteins:
- the LOC135673194 gene encoding monothiol glutaredoxin-S2-like — translation MAAVAAMAGGRRRGAVGLSIDGAEEAPEERVGRLIRENPAVIFSRRGCCMSHVMKRLLAAVGAHPAAIELEEADEEAAAAAAGGAGLPTLFVGGAAVGGLEGLMSLHLRGRLVPMLLEAGAVR, via the coding sequence atggcggcggtggcagctatGGCGGGGGGGAGGAGAAGGGGGGCGGTGGGGCTGTCGATCGACGGGGCGGAGGAAGCGCCGGAGGAAAGGGTGGGGCGGCTGATACGGGAGAACCCTGCGGTGATCTTCAGCCGGCGGGGCTGCTGCATGAGCCACGTGATGAAACGGCTGCTGGCGGCGGTGGGCGCCCACCCGGCGGCCATTGAACTGGAGGAGGCCGACGAGGAGgcggccgccgctgctgctggggGCGCCGGCCTTCCCACCCTCTTCGTCGGCGGCGCAGCCGTGGGCGGCCTCGAGGGCCTCATGAGCCTCCACCTCAGGGGTCGCCTGGTCCCCATGCTCCTGGAAGCCGGCGCCGTGCGGTGA
- the LOC135675090 gene encoding uncharacterized protein LOC135675090: MEVVSEDGDSVRIDWDSSTVIGRRLGLGLRRSSSADRTVSRRHLSLRLAGYDREVGGSVDGGRVFFEVIGRNPVLVCSGGGGEKTRVFRNSEKGELRSGDRFSLSLTNPSFWVLKRRQEGEEAVDQRVLDAVERRERRTSERKAKVEARGSEGNDEAVGGELELELGALDVSQIDPIKEFGFLVEGHEFDHYPRHKIRPAKEWNWLLEEQGGNSDDDDDRLTDEGSSPKRNKGGKKNRRGGDYEDEEWIGDPGSLLDLKTQKGHATMI; the protein is encoded by the exons ATGGAGGTCGTGTCGGAGGACGGCGACAGCGTCCGGATTGATTGGGATTCGTCGACCGTGATCGGCAgacggctagggttagggttacggCGGTCCTCATCCGCCGACCGCACCGTCTCCCGCCGCCACCTCTCCTTGCGACTCGCCGGATATGACCGCGAGGTCGGTGGTTCTGTTGATGGAGGGAGGGTCTTCTTTGAGGTAATTGGGAGGAATCCCGTCTTGGTCTGCAGCGGCGGAGGCGGAGAGAAGACGAGGGTGTTCCGGAATTCGGAGAAGGGTGAGCTCCGATCCGGTGATCGATTCTCTCTATCCCTCACAAATCCCTCATTTTGGGTGCTCAAGAGGCGTCAAGAAGGGGAGGAAGCGGTGGATCAGAGGGTCTTGGATGCGGtggagaggagggagaggaggaccTCGGAGAGGAAGGCAAAAGTTGAGGCCAGAGGAAGTGAAGGAAATGACGAAGCGGTTGGCGGGGAGCTGGAGTTAGAGTTGGGTGCATTGGATGTCTCCCAAATCGATCCTATCAAAG AGTTTGGATTCTTGGTAGAAGGCCATGAGTTTGATCATTATCCGAGGCACAAGATCCGTCCGGCTAAGGAGTGGAATTGGCTCCTCGAGGAGCAAGGAGGGAATagtgatgacgacgacgacaggCTGACTGATGAAGGATCTAGTCCGAAGAGGAACAAGGGTGGAAAGAAGAACAGAAGAGGTGGAGATTATGAGGATGAGGAATGGATAG GAGATCCAGGCTCTCTACTAGATCTAAAGACCCAAAAAGGCCACGCAACGATGATCTAG
- the LOC135673195 gene encoding uncharacterized protein LOC135673195 isoform X2, which yields MTMKHMKKNRRKRKNSTTKRKTLMSDCNKKEPVCVGSWKFIPHYKKGCGDGGGKLNKLETIGTTMVNLAEWAKEYESKRKGERAGEKEFKKQLCITLKKEGLTSHGMLHVTASFTEVRPFGVMEKASPCEDKMMVECQASQQMKSDDSGSFDTEDMVLDRLILLREEEDTSEVGNHHNHTASSSNSWRSSPESESSSKSWFQWSKRRKVTNMVRDLEGETMKPSSFHQDNLSENGKKESAESDEDDDPVGHWRNKEFISRDKQTKLKVQTFFASIDQRDPSAGGESACTAIAAVIASALHDNELNTPTRSEFDALIREGSSEWQQLCNNPTYIENFPDKHFDLETILEAKIRPISVLPDKSFIGFFRPENFKSLHGAMSFDDIWHEITSDVGGDSKVYIVGWNDHFFMLKLEANAYYVMDTLGERLYEGCKKAYMLRFDDSTEMFRWHENKAIEDSEELICRGKECCREFINRFLAAIPLQEELELEEKGIGINTALHQRLQIEFQLTEASAD from the exons ATGACGATGAAGCATATGAAGAAGAatcggaggaagaggaagaattcGACGACGAAGAGGAAGACGCTGATGAGTGACTGTAACAAGAAGGAACCAGTTTGTGTTGGTTCGTGGAAGTTCATTCCGCACTACAAAAAA GGATGTGGTGATGGAGGAGGCAAGTTAAACAAACTGGAAACAATTGGGACGACAATGGTAAATCTAGCTGAGTGGGCTAAGGAATATGAATCCaagagaaaaggagaaagagcaggAGAGAAGGAATTCAAGAAGCAGCTTTGCATCACCTTAAAGAAGGAAGGCTTGACGAGCCATGGAATGCTTCAT GTCACTGCAAGTTTCACGGAGGTGAGGCCTTTTGGAGTAATGGAAAAGGCATCACCTTGTGAAGACAAGATGATGGTAGAATGCCAGGCCAGCCAACAAATGAAATCTGACGATTCAGGAAGCTTTGACACAGAAGATATGGTTTTGGATCGGCTTATTCTGCTTCGAGAAGAGGAAGATACTTCCGAAGTTGGTAATCATCACAATCACACtgccagcagcagcaacagctggCGATCAAGTCCAGAGTCAGAATCATCTTCAAAGAGCTGGTTCCAATGGAGCAAGAGGAGAAAAGTTACCAATATGGTTAGAGATCTTGAGGGAGAAACCATGAAGCCTTCCTCCTTTCATCAAGACAATTTATCTGAAAATGGCAAG AAGGAATCAGCAGAGTCTGATGAAGACGATGATCCAGTAGGCCACTGGAGAAACAAAGAATTCATCAGCAGGGACAAGCaaacaaagctcaaagtccagacATTCTTTGCTTCCATTGATCAGCGAGATCCTAGTGCCGGTGGAGAGAGTGCTTGCACAGCAATAGCCGCTGTAATTGCAAGTGCGCTCCACGATAATGAACTCAACACACCAACTAGATCAGAATTTGATGCACTTATTAGAGAAGGCTCATCCGAGTGGCAACAGTTGTGCAACAACCCGACATATATTGAAAACTTTCCTGACAAGCACTTTGACCTTGAGACAATATTAGAAGCAAAAATAAGGCCTATATCCGTTTTACCAGACAAATCTTTCATAGGATTCTTCCGACCAGAGAACTTCAAATCTTTGCATGGAGCAATGTCGTTTGATGACATCTGGCATGAGATAACTAGTGATGTTGGAGGAGATAGTAAGGTCTATATTGTAGGTTGGAATGATCACTTCTTCATGCTAAAGCTGGAAGCAAATGCATACTATGTGATGGATACTCTGGGAGAGAGATTGTATGAAGGATGCAAGAAGGCCTATATGCTAAGGTTTGATGACTCTACAGAGATGTTCAGGTGGCATGAAAACAAGGCAATTGAAGACAGTGAAGAGCTGATTtgtagagggaaggaatgttgcagGGAATTCATAAATAGATTCTTAGCGGCTATACCATTACAGGAGGAGTTGGAGTTGGAGGAGAAGGGAATTGGGATCAACACAGCCCTCCACCAGAGGTTGCAGATTGAGTTCCAGTTGACAGAGGCTTCAGCAGACTAA
- the LOC135673195 gene encoding uncharacterized protein LOC135673195 isoform X1, which yields MVVKKVMSLSRWAPPGPARRKRKCKVTVKVVGLEGLPPLPGEGRVAAVEVRWRQPHKVGALAYLMGRKKQARSVSSRRPVVEDSWAVRWDYDDEANRFENVCRLCDPESVADPVHDVSFSILYGCGDGGGKLNKLETIGTTMVNLAEWAKEYESKRKGERAGEKEFKKQLCITLKKEGLTSHGMLHVTASFTEVRPFGVMEKASPCEDKMMVECQASQQMKSDDSGSFDTEDMVLDRLILLREEEDTSEVGNHHNHTASSSNSWRSSPESESSSKSWFQWSKRRKVTNMVRDLEGETMKPSSFHQDNLSENGKKESAESDEDDDPVGHWRNKEFISRDKQTKLKVQTFFASIDQRDPSAGGESACTAIAAVIASALHDNELNTPTRSEFDALIREGSSEWQQLCNNPTYIENFPDKHFDLETILEAKIRPISVLPDKSFIGFFRPENFKSLHGAMSFDDIWHEITSDVGGDSKVYIVGWNDHFFMLKLEANAYYVMDTLGERLYEGCKKAYMLRFDDSTEMFRWHENKAIEDSEELICRGKECCREFINRFLAAIPLQEELELEEKGIGINTALHQRLQIEFQLTEASAD from the exons ATGGTGGTGAAGAAGGTGATGAGTCTCTCCCGTTGGGCACCTCCGGGGccggcgaggaggaagaggaagtgcAAGGTCACGGTGAAGGTGGTGGGTCTCGAGGGGCTTCCGCCGCTCCCGGGGGAAGGAAGGGTGGCGGCGGTCGAGGTCCGATGGAGGCAGCCGCACAAGGTCGGGGCGCTTGCGTATCTCATGGGAAGGAAGAAGCAGGCCCGAAGCGTTTCTTCGCGCAGGCCGGTGGTGGAAGACAGCTGGGCCGTCCGATGGGACTACGACGACGAGGCGAACCGGTTCGAGAACGTGTGTCGGCTCTGCGATCCGGAGTCGGTCGCCGATCCCGTCCATGACGTTTCCTTCTCCATTCTATAC GGATGTGGTGATGGAGGAGGCAAGTTAAACAAACTGGAAACAATTGGGACGACAATGGTAAATCTAGCTGAGTGGGCTAAGGAATATGAATCCaagagaaaaggagaaagagcaggAGAGAAGGAATTCAAGAAGCAGCTTTGCATCACCTTAAAGAAGGAAGGCTTGACGAGCCATGGAATGCTTCAT GTCACTGCAAGTTTCACGGAGGTGAGGCCTTTTGGAGTAATGGAAAAGGCATCACCTTGTGAAGACAAGATGATGGTAGAATGCCAGGCCAGCCAACAAATGAAATCTGACGATTCAGGAAGCTTTGACACAGAAGATATGGTTTTGGATCGGCTTATTCTGCTTCGAGAAGAGGAAGATACTTCCGAAGTTGGTAATCATCACAATCACACtgccagcagcagcaacagctggCGATCAAGTCCAGAGTCAGAATCATCTTCAAAGAGCTGGTTCCAATGGAGCAAGAGGAGAAAAGTTACCAATATGGTTAGAGATCTTGAGGGAGAAACCATGAAGCCTTCCTCCTTTCATCAAGACAATTTATCTGAAAATGGCAAG AAGGAATCAGCAGAGTCTGATGAAGACGATGATCCAGTAGGCCACTGGAGAAACAAAGAATTCATCAGCAGGGACAAGCaaacaaagctcaaagtccagacATTCTTTGCTTCCATTGATCAGCGAGATCCTAGTGCCGGTGGAGAGAGTGCTTGCACAGCAATAGCCGCTGTAATTGCAAGTGCGCTCCACGATAATGAACTCAACACACCAACTAGATCAGAATTTGATGCACTTATTAGAGAAGGCTCATCCGAGTGGCAACAGTTGTGCAACAACCCGACATATATTGAAAACTTTCCTGACAAGCACTTTGACCTTGAGACAATATTAGAAGCAAAAATAAGGCCTATATCCGTTTTACCAGACAAATCTTTCATAGGATTCTTCCGACCAGAGAACTTCAAATCTTTGCATGGAGCAATGTCGTTTGATGACATCTGGCATGAGATAACTAGTGATGTTGGAGGAGATAGTAAGGTCTATATTGTAGGTTGGAATGATCACTTCTTCATGCTAAAGCTGGAAGCAAATGCATACTATGTGATGGATACTCTGGGAGAGAGATTGTATGAAGGATGCAAGAAGGCCTATATGCTAAGGTTTGATGACTCTACAGAGATGTTCAGGTGGCATGAAAACAAGGCAATTGAAGACAGTGAAGAGCTGATTtgtagagggaaggaatgttgcagGGAATTCATAAATAGATTCTTAGCGGCTATACCATTACAGGAGGAGTTGGAGTTGGAGGAGAAGGGAATTGGGATCAACACAGCCCTCCACCAGAGGTTGCAGATTGAGTTCCAGTTGACAGAGGCTTCAGCAGACTAA